In Treponema vincentii, a single window of DNA contains:
- a CDS encoding DUF2188 domain-containing protein, giving the protein MQITNKQNLPLAFVNAVSTEKHNKDGEYSATTLNKGVKEIILTKRHWDKLTDDVADRVWAVWGTAVHALFEAQKDNCFHEERFSIPVLQSVVTGQVDSYDMEKGIINDWKTASVWKVIVSDFEDWKKQGMTYAWLLTQNGLTVNKCRFIALLKDHSKTKAKTDRQYPQSPVFIYEFDVTKAMLAEAEARILSKVKEIEAAEEMSDDDILPCTASERWADGEKWAVMKIGRKTAVKLFDAQDDADAHAKELGEKHYVEHRPAVSRKCNDYCTCKDFCNFYKQMQEDSTGGAL; this is encoded by the coding sequence ATGCAGATAACCAATAAACAAAATTTACCGCTCGCATTCGTTAATGCTGTATCAACCGAAAAGCATAACAAAGACGGTGAGTATAGCGCGACAACCCTTAACAAGGGAGTAAAAGAAATCATCTTAACCAAACGACATTGGGACAAGCTTACGGATGATGTAGCGGATCGCGTTTGGGCGGTATGGGGTACCGCGGTTCATGCGCTTTTTGAAGCGCAAAAAGACAACTGCTTCCATGAAGAGCGTTTTAGCATTCCTGTATTGCAGAGCGTCGTTACCGGTCAAGTTGATAGTTATGATATGGAAAAAGGAATTATCAACGACTGGAAAACCGCATCGGTATGGAAAGTTATTGTGTCGGACTTTGAAGATTGGAAAAAGCAGGGAATGACATACGCATGGCTTTTAACTCAAAACGGACTTACCGTTAATAAGTGCCGTTTTATCGCATTGTTAAAAGATCACAGTAAAACGAAAGCAAAAACAGACAGGCAATATCCGCAAAGCCCTGTTTTTATCTATGAGTTTGACGTAACAAAAGCAATGCTTGCAGAAGCCGAAGCGAGAATTCTTTCAAAAGTAAAAGAAATAGAAGCCGCGGAGGAAATGAGCGACGATGATATTTTGCCCTGCACAGCGTCTGAACGTTGGGCGGACGGTGAAAAATGGGCGGTTATGAAAATTGGCAGGAAAACAGCGGTTAAACTTTTTGACGCACAAGATGATGCAGATGCGCACGCTAAAGAGCTCGGCGAAAAACATTACGTAGAGCACCGCCCCGCGGTCAGCAGAAAGTGCAATGATTATTGCACGTGTAAAGACTTTTGCAATTTCTATAAACAAATGCAAGAGGACAGTACAGGTGGCGCGCTATGA
- a CDS encoding VRR-NUC domain-containing protein, whose protein sequence is MTKATLKAITEDAVIREVKAVIELTGLAIQRINTGAFAIGTGKARRFIRTANKGTLDFEGYDNRGRFVGIECKRPVGGRLSAEQKYRINDINKKGGVAFVVTSGEAALQQLKKAGCI, encoded by the coding sequence ATGACAAAAGCGACGTTAAAAGCAATTACAGAAGATGCGGTAATCCGCGAGGTAAAAGCCGTAATCGAATTAACCGGCCTTGCAATCCAGCGGATAAATACCGGTGCTTTTGCAATCGGTACCGGTAAAGCCCGCCGCTTTATCCGTACAGCAAATAAAGGAACGCTCGATTTTGAAGGCTACGATAACCGCGGGCGGTTCGTCGGTATCGAGTGCAAGCGTCCGGTTGGAGGGCGTTTATCGGCAGAGCAAAAATACAGAATTAACGACATAAACAAAAAGGGCGGCGTTGCATTCGTGGTAACGAGTGGAGAAGCCGCATTACAGCAGCTGAAAAAAGCGGGCTGTATATAA
- a CDS encoding sporulation protein Cse60, giving the protein MTYVKKVRVFTVADPWDLEKHVNRFLSEEMTRGFNIIDIQYQTTCTRHDHAVYSCMVYYSEPIEE; this is encoded by the coding sequence ATGACATACGTTAAGAAGGTGAGGGTTTTTACAGTAGCAGACCCTTGGGATTTAGAAAAACATGTTAATCGATTTCTTTCAGAAGAGATGACGCGAGGTTTCAACATCATCGACATTCAATATCAAACAACGTGTACACGGCATGATCACGCCGTCTATTCCTGCATGGTGTACTACAGCGAACCTATAGAGGAATAG
- a CDS encoding tetratricopeptide repeat protein has product MKAQYRKYRQTDTHHNGHASRNGLLLVVFLFLLLLHLFPASNTSNADELLQKADAAVQAENWDTAAALLEEGIVRYPTNELFQLKLGDMYFSNGLYEPAYRRFTEGLRINRYNIKLLYGAASAAAALNKAEEARALLHEYLSYNPTDIFGWSTYGWLCFKTHRTDEGIKAMLDARSSYGDDGCIANALGNLYGELFDYRNAALYYRKGIELALQNDSLYSASVYSYNKAILETEFYHFDQAEEDARNASDYFSRSSGYLILGELEERKNNFDRAIAYYAQSTKDNYTPLPLINLAKIYLRMGHWEQAERYITQIERVTDYSWIANFGMSTAQFYTELYGLYQTLYEKKYAAEKMRIPESAKDFFVRSKNLTKYSALIRYYRAAFSIHNLKLAKEYTIADTDGNTHGLYKNSFYYRAFQSVPFKARRYLRRAEALETSVIPQARPSYIAEKGILLRDEQLLREALDALDPVWEKELREQAAAALILCTRNAELQTALYQELLQSNPACFPEHWIRLPVTLACTGADERLGKRTEKRLAAALNKSLFTVSAHAPFSITAVCTESSIRLSLIGQDGSIYFRYEHPASIADKHEAAACVNRFAAQLFRVAVR; this is encoded by the coding sequence ATGAAAGCACAATACCGAAAATACCGGCAGACCGATACACATCATAACGGCCATGCATCACGGAACGGGCTGCTCCTCGTGGTGTTTTTGTTTCTATTACTATTACATCTTTTCCCTGCATCAAACACATCGAACGCTGATGAGCTGCTGCAAAAAGCGGACGCGGCGGTACAAGCTGAAAACTGGGATACCGCTGCTGCGCTGCTCGAAGAAGGTATCGTGCGATACCCGACAAATGAGCTTTTCCAACTCAAGCTCGGCGATATGTATTTTAGCAACGGACTGTACGAACCGGCATACCGCCGCTTCACCGAAGGCCTGCGTATCAACCGATACAACATCAAACTCCTGTACGGTGCAGCGAGCGCAGCGGCGGCGTTGAATAAAGCAGAGGAGGCACGCGCTCTTTTGCACGAATATCTTTCGTATAATCCTACCGATATTTTCGGATGGTCAACGTACGGATGGCTCTGTTTTAAAACGCACCGAACCGATGAGGGGATTAAAGCGATGCTCGATGCCCGCAGCAGCTACGGCGACGACGGCTGTATTGCAAACGCGCTCGGAAATCTGTACGGCGAACTCTTCGACTACCGGAATGCGGCGCTCTATTATCGGAAAGGCATTGAACTTGCGCTGCAAAACGATTCGCTGTACTCGGCTTCGGTGTATTCCTACAACAAGGCGATCTTGGAAACCGAATTCTATCATTTTGATCAAGCTGAAGAAGACGCCCGCAATGCTTCCGACTATTTTTCACGCTCATCAGGATATTTGATTCTCGGAGAGCTTGAAGAGCGGAAAAATAATTTTGACCGTGCGATTGCCTATTATGCGCAGTCGACAAAAGATAATTATACGCCATTGCCGCTGATCAATCTTGCAAAAATCTATCTGCGGATGGGGCATTGGGAGCAAGCGGAGCGTTATATTACACAGATCGAGCGGGTTACCGACTATTCGTGGATTGCGAACTTCGGGATGAGTACGGCGCAATTTTATACTGAGTTGTACGGTCTGTATCAGACGTTATACGAAAAAAAATATGCGGCGGAAAAGATGCGGATACCTGAAAGCGCCAAGGATTTTTTTGTCCGGTCTAAAAATCTTACAAAGTATTCCGCTTTGATTCGATATTATCGAGCGGCTTTTAGTATACATAATTTGAAATTGGCAAAGGAATACACGATAGCGGATACGGACGGCAATACGCACGGGTTGTATAAAAACAGCTTCTATTATCGGGCATTTCAATCGGTACCGTTTAAGGCGCGGCGGTATTTACGCCGTGCGGAAGCGCTGGAAACTTCGGTTATTCCGCAAGCGCGTCCGTCATACATTGCCGAAAAAGGTATCCTGCTCCGCGATGAACAACTGTTGCGGGAAGCGCTGGATGCCCTCGACCCGGTGTGGGAGAAAGAACTGCGGGAACAAGCTGCCGCGGCGCTGATACTCTGCACGAGAAACGCCGAACTGCAAACGGCGCTCTATCAAGAGCTGCTGCAAAGCAATCCGGCCTGCTTTCCGGAACATTGGATACGGTTGCCGGTTACGCTGGCCTGTACCGGTGCAGACGAACGGCTCGGCAAACGAACCGAGAAACGCCTTGCCGCCGCTTTAAACAAATCGTTATTTACGGTTTCCGCACACGCGCCGTTTTCCATCACGGCAGTATGTACCGAAAGCAGCATCCGGCTCAGTCTTATCGGCCAAGACGGCAGCATCTATTTCCGCTATGAACATCCCGCTTCTATTGCCGACAAACATGAGGCAGCTGCCTGTGTCAACCGTTTTGCTGCACAATTGTTTAGAGTTGCGGTGAGGTAG
- a CDS encoding transglutaminase domain-containing protein, whose protein sequence is MQNYSKPAAVLRICSLLLLLSVPYRYLAGILPAAALPVWGLCCTAAIHFLHRKGIRAEAAAIIGFFAALLIPACVLGLLALIPQLIADTLFLRIKLIFSLLALTAFISVTSTALFISTERWRRYEPLAAILVFSLLFFPQQHYRLTVFSNPLFAAGFAGVFMLLQTALLCIPFLKRRRFAAFALIFIGLTVVLLALLIRTFNKGSVGNNGGLLEQKLFEFDFSQFLQLQDEVKMNTNLVMVVHVDQEYDSHLFRRMYLSGWSPQKGFYEKSAPGEPEQPLRITQQPAELPHQSFLCRERVSQEIFTVNLDPDSLVALDYPLSVTPYTVWDTVSFKGAYKAESEVLYGVPLDLITAEPPSGNPAEGLSAEALRFYTTVDSGTKALLFPIAESVTAPFALYYDKVYALLDYFREGEYRYSLRPGQAPDGDQLRYFVTESKKGYCSYFAFAYCLMLRSLGIPARLAAGFFLQPESGILNYYPVRANMAHAWVEVFFPYLGWVDIDPTTEQLADGESLDFSFQAGGDQFTQLLDEILLNRSALRIRHGGTLSAAEAQTVAQRVSQFFKMHRGILFCIAVLVVLLLYGAFRAYPYLIIRFSRNNRKIILTLKQLYKHPSDAFYALTQKAKFAPSCTDEDVAIAKQLYRSEKKQGKKAWKRSRRDGK, encoded by the coding sequence ATGCAGAATTACTCTAAACCTGCCGCCGTGCTCCGTATATGCTCACTCCTGCTGCTCCTTTCGGTACCGTACCGCTATCTTGCCGGTATTCTGCCTGCAGCGGCGCTGCCGGTATGGGGGCTTTGCTGCACGGCGGCAATTCACTTTCTGCATAGAAAGGGAATTCGTGCGGAAGCGGCAGCGATTATCGGTTTTTTCGCCGCGCTGCTTATCCCTGCATGTGTACTCGGCTTGCTCGCGTTGATACCGCAGCTTATTGCGGATACCCTCTTTTTGCGCATCAAGCTGATATTCAGCTTACTTGCGCTCACCGCCTTCATCAGCGTTACCTCAACGGCGCTGTTCATTTCTACCGAACGGTGGCGGCGTTATGAACCGCTTGCTGCTATTCTCGTGTTCTCCCTGCTGTTTTTTCCGCAGCAGCACTATCGTCTGACAGTCTTTTCCAATCCGCTCTTTGCGGCGGGCTTTGCCGGTGTTTTCATGCTGCTTCAAACAGCCTTGCTCTGCATTCCTTTTTTAAAACGCAGACGGTTCGCAGCGTTTGCACTCATCTTTATCGGTTTAACGGTGGTTTTGCTTGCGCTCCTCATCAGGACATTTAATAAAGGCTCTGTCGGCAATAACGGCGGACTGCTCGAACAAAAGCTTTTCGAGTTCGATTTTTCTCAGTTTTTGCAGTTGCAGGATGAGGTAAAAATGAACACCAATCTGGTGATGGTGGTGCATGTTGATCAGGAATATGATTCGCACTTGTTCCGCCGTATGTATCTGTCGGGCTGGAGTCCGCAAAAAGGATTTTATGAAAAGTCGGCGCCCGGCGAACCGGAGCAGCCGCTGCGGATCACTCAGCAACCGGCGGAACTTCCGCATCAGTCTTTCCTGTGCCGCGAGCGGGTCAGTCAAGAAATATTTACCGTCAACCTCGATCCCGATTCCCTGGTCGCGCTCGATTATCCGCTGTCGGTAACGCCGTATACGGTTTGGGACACGGTGAGTTTTAAAGGCGCTTACAAGGCGGAAAGCGAGGTGCTGTACGGTGTGCCGCTCGACCTTATTACGGCGGAACCTCCGTCGGGAAATCCAGCTGAGGGGCTTTCGGCGGAAGCCTTGCGTTTTTATACGACCGTAGATTCCGGCACAAAGGCGCTGCTCTTTCCTATCGCGGAATCGGTTACCGCCCCCTTTGCGCTCTACTATGATAAGGTCTACGCCTTGCTCGACTATTTCCGCGAAGGCGAGTATCGATATTCGCTTCGTCCCGGGCAGGCTCCCGATGGCGATCAGCTCCGGTATTTTGTAACCGAATCGAAAAAGGGCTATTGCTCGTACTTCGCCTTTGCGTACTGCCTCATGCTCCGCAGCCTCGGCATTCCTGCGCGGCTCGCCGCCGGTTTTTTTCTACAGCCTGAATCGGGTATCCTCAATTATTATCCGGTGCGGGCGAATATGGCTCATGCGTGGGTGGAAGTTTTTTTCCCCTATCTCGGCTGGGTGGATATAGACCCGACCACCGAACAGCTCGCGGACGGTGAATCGCTCGATTTTTCTTTTCAGGCAGGCGGCGATCAATTTACGCAGCTCCTTGACGAAATCCTATTAAACCGCTCGGCGCTCCGTATCAGGCACGGTGGAACGCTTTCGGCGGCAGAAGCCCAAACCGTTGCTCAGCGTGTTTCGCAGTTCTTTAAAATGCACCGCGGAATACTGTTCTGCATTGCTGTGCTCGTTGTGCTTCTCTTGTACGGCGCCTTCCGCGCCTATCCGTATCTGATTATCAGATTTTCAAGGAATAACCGAAAAATCATCCTTACGCTGAAACAGCTCTATAAACATCCGAGCGACGCTTTTTACGCACTCACTCAAAAAGCAAAGTTTGCGCCGTCCTGTACCGACGAAGATGTTGCGATTGCAAAGCAACTTTACCGCTCGGAGAAAAAGCAGGGAAAAAAGGCTTGGAAGCGAAGTCGGAGGGACGGCAAATGA